The Pan paniscus chromosome 2, NHGRI_mPanPan1-v2.0_pri, whole genome shotgun sequence genome contains the following window.
GCGTAAGACGGTGAGTAGCAGTGAGGGGCTCCGGGACATCTGGGAAGGGGAGAATCAAGGTCAGGTGCTGCTGGGACATTGTGCCGGAAAGAGCAGTGACTTGAGGAGGAAGGAGCTGAGAGTGGGCAGAGAATGGGGTCTGTGGAGGGCTCAGGTTCTTTGTAAGATGCTAAGATTTCAGCATAGAAGCAGGTCATGGGAAGACTGAAGTGGCTAGCGAGGAAGTTCCTGCGAGACCTGGGTGCTGGGGGGTTGGAAGAACTATGCttggttttgggtttctggtGGCTTGCCTTGGAAATGGTTTGTTTTCTGTGGCCCCAGCCCCCATTCCCCCCTGCCCCCCCAGTCCTGGAAGCTCTCAAGGCCTCCGCCTCTGCTCAGTCCTCAAGCCCTGGGCGTGGTGCCCAGAATAGGGTGCCAGAGCTGGGGAAGCCGCTGAGTCACCCTGGCTCCACCTACTGGATCTgggccctgcccccagagatcAGGCACACTAGCCACAAGTGAGCCGATTGGGTTCTAGATGGGGGTCCTGGGCCCCAGGGTGTGCAGCCACTGACTTGGGGACTGCTAGTGGGGTagggatgagggagggaggggcattGTGATGTACAGGGCTGCTCTGTGAGATCAAGGGTCTCTTAAGGGTGGGAGCTGGGGCAGGGACTATGAGAGCAGCCAGATGGGCTGAAAGTGGAACTCAAGGGGTTTCTGGCACCTACCTACCTGCTTCCCGCTGGGGGGTGGGGAGTTGGCCCAGAGTCTTAAGATTGGGGCAGGGTGGAGAGGTGGGCTCTTCCTGCTTCCCACTCATCTTATAGCTTTCTTTCCCCAGATCCGAATTCGAGATCCAAACCAAGGAGGAAAGGATATCACGGAGGAGATCATGTCTGGGGCCCGCACTGCCTCCACACCCACCCCTCCCCAGGTACTGTCTGCTTTTCGAGTGATACCCTGGCTGGGATGTCTGTTCTGCCCTGGACTCCCAAGTCCCTGGATCTTTTCTTTCAACTAAGGGATTTATTTCCCTGCTTTCCTGGATTTCTAGGCAGAGCTAAAGTAGAAATGGCTCTAGTAAAGAAGGGTTGTGGGACTCTTCAGTGCAAACTTGGTAACCCTTTGTGTCCTGCAGACGGGAGGCGGTCTGGAGCCTCAAGCTAATGGGGAGACGCCCCAGGTTGCTGTCATTGTCCGGCCAGGTAAGTAAGCCGGTGGGACGGAGCTTTTATGGGGAAAGGGAATGTTAACAGTTAAATGCTGAGGTGGTGGAGTGACTTGAACTGGGTACCAGAGAATGATGACTTAGATTTCAGGTTGTGGGATTTTGAGGGTGAATTGGGTTTTGGATGAAAGTGGAAGTATAGCTTAGGTGGGGAGAAGATGATGCGGGGTTATTAAGTTGGGAATGCCTTGGCTGGAGGATGGGGAGGAACAACAGCAGTTAAGCACTTGCCTTTAGTTGCTCATTCTTCCTTCCTATGGTGCAGATGACCGGTCACAGGGAGCAATCATTGCTGACCGGCCAGGGCTGCCTGGCCCAGAGCATAGCCCTTCAGAATCCCAGCCTTCGTCGCCTTCTCCGACCCCATCACCATCCCCAGTCTTGGAACCGGGGTCTGAGCCTAATCTCGCAGTCCTCTCTATTCCTGGGGACACTATGACAACTATACAAATGTCTGTAGAAGAATCAACCCCCATCTCCCGTGAAACTGGGGAGCCATATCGCCTCTCTCCAGAACCCACTCCTCTCGCCGAACCCATACTGGAAGTAGAAGTGACACTTAGCAAACCGGTTCCAGAATCTGAGTTTTCTTCCAGTCCTCTCCAGGCTCCCACCCCTTTGGCATCTCACACAGTGGAAATTCATGAGCCTAATGGCATGGTCCCATCTGAAGATCTGGAACCAGAGGTGGAGTCAAGCCCAGAGCTTGCTCCTCCCCCAGCTTGCCCCTCCGAATCCCCTGTGCCCATTGCTCCAACTGCCCAACCTGAGGAACTGCTCAACGGAGCCCCCTCGCCACCAGCTGTGGACTTAAGCCCAGTCAGTGAGCCAGAGGAGCAGGCCAAGGAGGTGACAGCATCAGTGGCGCCCCCCACCATCCCCTCTGCTACTCCAGCTATGGCTCCTTCAGCTACTTGCCCAGCTcaggaggaggaaatggaagaagaagaggaagaggaagaaggagaagcaggagaagcaggagaagctgagagtgagaaaggaggagaggaacTGCTCCCCCCAGAGAGTACCCCTATTCCAGCCAACTTGTCTCAGAATTTGGAGGCAGCAGCAGCCACTCAAGGTAAGGTGTGGTTGGACGGTAGAGGTAGGGCGGGCTAGGGGATATGGTTCCTTGCCCTCCTTGATGACCGCCCATTTTTGACATGTTTCTGGGTCCCTGCAATGGAATCTAAGAACTAGATTAAGGACTTTTAAGCCTAAAAAGGGTGATGCAAAGGGGAAATATTGTTCTTTGGCTGCTTTCTATTTCCCAGGGATTAAGGGTACTCCTTAAATTATTGGCAAAGAtccatgcttttatttatttatttttaattagtggCAGTATCTGTGCCAAAGAGGAGACGGAAAATTAAGGAGCTAAATAAGAAGGAGGCTGTTGGAGACCTTCTGGATGCCTTCAAGGAGGTAAGGGAGCAGAAAATGGGAGGGGAGAGGGCCAAGTTTGAGGTATGGAGCAGTGGTCATTCTGCAACCAAAACTGGATGTTCTGTTGTTCTAGGCGAACCCGGCAGTACCAGAGGTGGAAAATCAGCCTCCTGCAGGCAGCAATCCAGGCCCAGAGTCTGAGGGCAGCGGTGTGCCCCCACGTCCTGAGGAAGCAGATGAGACCTGGGACTCAAAGGAAGACAAAATTCACAATGCTGAGAACATCCAGCCCGGGGAACAGAAGTATGAATATAAGTCAGGTATGCTGAGGAAAGGGTTGAGAATGGCTTGAGTTTTCTTATTAGGGCCAGAGGAGGCAGTATGATTGCTTCATTCTGTTTTCCTTGCAGATCAGTGGAAGCCTCTAAACCTAGAGGAGAAAAAACGTTACGACCGTGAGTTCTTGCTTGGTTTTCAGTTCATCTTTGCCAGTATGCAGAAGCCAGAGGGATTGCCACATATCAGTGACGTGGTGCTGGACAAGGTTAGTGGCTTCAGTTGGGGAGGGGACGATAAGTTTGTGCTGGATGGATTGGGGAGGAGCCTGAGGTCCTGAAAGAGTAGTCAACCACTCTAGCCTGCTTCTGAGACCTTTTCCTGTCCTCTTTGCAGGCCAATAAAACACCACTGCGGCCACTGGATCCCACTAGACTACAAGGCATAAATTGTGGCCCAGACTTCACTCCATCCTTTGCCAACCTTGGCCGGACAACCCTTAGCACCCGTGGGCCCCCAAGGGGTGGGCCAGGTGGGGAGCTGCCCCGTGGGCCGGTGAGTGGGGCTGGGTAAAGTGGCAGGTGGGCAAGGAGTGGGAGTGGATGATTCCATGTCTCAGTGCCCGCGGGGAGGGGTTTGCCCTGGAGGCGTGTAGTAGTGGTGTCACATATTGTGCTGACTAGTTCAATGTCCCCTCTTGTCTTCATCCCTTGCTTAGCAGGCTGGCCTGGGACCCCGGCGCTCTCAGCAGGGACCCCGAAAAGAACCACGCAAGATCATTGCCACAGTGTTAATGACCGAAGATATAAAACTGAACAAAGCAGAGAAAGCCTGGAAACCCAGCAGCAAGCGGACGGCGGCTGATAAGGATCGAGGGGAAGAAGATGCTGATGGCAGCAAAACCCAGGTACTGGCAAGTCCTGCTTTTGGTCTCTCTCCATTTCTTCTCCAGGTCTGCCATCTGTGCCctctttgcttctttttgtccTTATCACTAGCGTCTGTCATGCCTAAGTCCCCACCACCCTCTCCTGTCCCTCCCAACAGCCTGTTCTGAGACCCTCACTGGAACTCTTGTCTCTTCTCCCTCCAGGACCTATTCCGCAGGGTGCGCTCCATCCTGAATAAACTGACACCCCAGATGTTCCAGCAGCTGATGAAGCAAGTGACGCAGCTGGCCATCGACACCGAGGAACGCCTCAAAGGGGTCATTGACCTCATTTTTGAGAAGGCCATTTCAGAGCCCAACTTCTCTGTGGCCTATGCCAACATGTGCCGCTGCCTCATGGCGGTTAGTTTCCAGTGGGTTCTAAATCTAATGGTCTGGTTGCCCATTTCTATTACCAAGACTCCTTGAGTCCAGCTTCTTGGTTCCCCTCCAACTTGTGCCTCTTCCAGCTggaaggaggcagagctggggccaGAGATCTTCCTGGGTCAGGTAGTTAAAGGCTCTTGGAGGGCCTTCCCTGCCCAGGACTAGTCTGAGTGTGACATTCTCTCTGACCTACAGCTGAAAGTGCCCACTACGGAAAAGCCAACAGTGACTGTGAACTTCCGAAAGCTGTTGTTGAATCGATGTCAGAAGGAGTTTGAGAAAGACAAAGATGATGATGAGGTTTTTGAGAAGAAGCAAAAAGAGATGGATGAAGCTGCTACGGTGAGAGAAAACCCACTATCGATTCCACTCACCACTTACCTCCTTCCCTTACCCAGATGCTACTCAGCTGTAGAATTTGGAATGGAGGTAGTGGTGTCTTGGGGATTTCTCTGGCTCAGGacgttttttttcctttttgagacggtcttgctctgtcacccaggctggtgtgcagtggtgtgatcttggctagcctccacctcctgagttcaagcgattctcctgcctcagcctcccaagtagctgggattacaggcatgtgccaccatacctggctaatttttttgtatttttaatagagacggggttttaccatgttggccaagctggtctcaaactcctcctgacctcaagtgatccgcctgcctcagcctcccaaattgatgggattacaggcatgagccactatgcccagccagccTGCCTCAGGACTGAGTGCTTATTGCTAGGTTTGGATATCCAGGTAGAAAAGGGTTTTAGCCGAGTGGCTGGTTATCTTTTTGACACAATCCCTGTCCCGTGAATGGCAGGCAGAGGAACGAGGACGCCTGAAGGAAGAGCTGGAAGAGGCTCGGGACATAGCCCGGCGGCGCTCTTTAGGGAATATCAAGTTTATTGGAGAGTTGTTCAAACTGAAGATGTTAACAGAGGCAATAATGCATGACTGTGTGGTCAAACTGCTTAAGAACCATGATGAAGAGTCCCTTGAGTGCCTTTGTCGTCTGCTCACCACCATTGGCAAAGACCTGGACTTTGAAAAAGCCAAGGTAGAGGTCCTTGCATCTGGAGGGGGATGGGCTGAAGCATATGTGGGGTTCACTGAGCCCACAATGATGGGGCGGAAGGCATGAGGAGGCGTGGGGCCTGCAGTTATAGGTGGGACATGAGAAGTTCCTGGTCTGATGCCTTTCTCCTTCCTAGCCCCGAATGGATCAGTATTTCAACCAGATggaaaaaatcattaaagaaaagaaGACGTCATCCCGCATCCGCTTTATGCTGCAGGACGTGCTGGATCTGCGAGGGGTGTGtgtccccctcctccccactgccAGCCTGCTGCCTCCAGTTTCTGACACTGCCTTGTCTGGCCTTCCCTGACATCATCGTGACTGGCCCTCTGTCTCCACAGAGCAATTGGGTGCCACGCCGAGGGGATCAGGGTCCCAAGACCATTGACCAGATCCataaggaggctgagatggaagaacaTCGAGAGCACATCAAAGTGCAGCAGCTCATGGCCAAGGGCAGTGACAAGCGTCGGGGTGGTCCTCCAGGCCCTCCCATCAGTGAGTTCCAGGCTGGGATTGAGAAGGGAGCAGTGAAGGGACCGGGAGGTTATACTTTCCTCTGATGACTTCCTGTTAGTGCCACGTGTCTGGGCCACTGAGACACCATGATGGAACTGAGGATCTGAGGAAGGGAGGCTGGGGGTGGCCCAAGGGGAAGGGGCTGCTAGGATTTATTCATTATTCCAGTATGCCCCTTTTTTTGTGTCAGGCCGTGGACTTCCCCTTGTGGATGATGGTGGCTGGAACACAGTTCCCATCAGCAAAGGTAGCCGCCCCATTGACACCTCACGACTCACCAAGATCACcaaggtaggggtgtgtgtgggagTGGGTGATTCAGCTCAGGTTTAGATCTTAGTCCCTTCACTTTTCTAAAGTTGAGAAGGTGACAGCTGAATGTTTCCTCTTAGACTAACTGGTTGGATTGCTGGAGACAGGACTGCCAGCTGTAGAGGGAGGGTGGTACTCCCATTAGTCTGGACCAGTGTttggcaaacacacacacacacacacacacacacacgtgccagATCCAGCCCATTCATACATCCCAGGACCCAGTagtggtttttacattttaaagttgCGAAAAGTCAAAAAGTGAATGGTAATTTATgctgtggaaattaaataaaatgtaaatgtcagTGTCcatgaagttttattggaacacagtcacagCATGCCTTTATCATCTACAGCTGGTTTCATGCTACTgtggcagaattgagtagttgcaaTAGAGACTGGCCCTTtattaaaaaagattttcttaCCCCTGGACTGGGCCATTCACTACCTGTTTGGTTGCATATGGTGGTGCTGGCCAAGGGACTCAGCCGGGTTGGACCTATGATTCTACTCCCCTTTTCTTCTTCAGCCTGGCTCCATCGATTCTAACAACCAGCTCTTTGCACCTGGAGGGCGACTGAGCTGGGGCAAGGGCAGCAGCGGAGGCTCAGGAGCCAAGCCCTCAGACGCAGGTATGGAGGCAGTGTCAGGAGCTGGGTGGTTACCCGTCAGAGCTCCCTTGAGGACAGAGCCTTTTCTGTTAGGGAGGCCTTCAGTACAAGGTGGTTAGGCAATGCGGGCAATAGAGGAGGTTTGTGTTGTGGTTCCAGGGATTGAACTGCTTTACTTTTGGGACTGGGACCAAGTGTCCTAAACTGGCAAGTAGGGGATAAAatgcaggaaaggagaaaaagattttAATACGGATTTTCTGCATCCCCAGCATCAGAAGCTGCTCGCCCAGCTACTAGTACTTTGAATCGCTTCTCAGCCCTTCAACAAGCGGTACCCACAGAAAGCACAGATAATAGACGTGTGGTGCAGAGGTGAGGTTTCCTGGACATCTTTGTTATTCACACTGGGGGTACCGTGATTGGGTTCTGGTTGTTGCCATAGGTTGGAAATTTCTTCATACCTGTCCTGGTTGGAGCCCTTGGGTTAGATTGGGGCATACTCATTATGCTAAGAACAAGGCCCAACAGTTGCTCAGCATGTTGTGTAATTACATGAGTGCCTGGGCAGTGCAAGTGAGTGAAAATGTGTCTGTCTTTCTTCCAGGAGTAGCTTGAGCCGAGAACGAGGCGAGAAAGCTGGAGACCGAGGAGACCGCCTAGAGCGGAGTGAACGGGGAGGGGACCGTGGGGACCGGCTTGATCGTGCGCGGACACCTGCTACCAAGCGGAGCTTCAGCAAGGAAGTGGAGGAGCGGAGTAGAGAACGGCCCTCCCAGCCTGAGGGGCTGCGCAAGGCAGCTAGCCTCACGGAGGATCGGGACCGTGGGCGGGATGCCGGTGAGAGTCTGGGAGAGGAATGGAGGGAAAGGCATTGGCTGCCTTGGGACTAGCTGGTCCCCAGCTTTTTGAGAGCTCCGAATCTTGTTTGCTGGGAAGACTGAAAAGTCCCTCTAATCTGTGTTTTCTTCCCACAGTGAAGCGAGAAGCTGCCCTACCCCCAGTGAGCCCCCCGAAGGCGGCTCTCTCTGAGGAGGAGTTAGAGAAGAAATCCAAGGCTATCATTGAGGAATATCTCCATCTCAATGACATGAAAGTAGGCAGTGGGAGCGGCGTGTGATTGAGGAGTGGGCAGGGAGGGATCATGCTGGCAGGCATAGGGGTCCGGGGTCTGGGTCAGACAGTGACTGGTCTCTTCCTGCTGTGCCCTGCACCCCTCAGGAGGCAGTCCAGTGCGTGCAGGAGCTGGCCTCACCCTCCTTGCTCTTCATCTTTGTACGGCATGGTGTCGAGTCTACGCTGGAGCGCAGTGCCATTGCTCGTGAGCATATGGGGCAGCTGCTGCACCAGCTGCTCTGTGCTGGGCATCTGTCTACTGCTCAGTACTACCAAGGGTATGACCGGCTTCTCTGGGCCTCCCACTTATACAGACCCACAATTTTCTACCTCCTTTTTGGGACCCTTGGAACCTTGCATAAGAGTGTAGGTtccctggccgggtgtggtggctcacccctgtaatccctgcactttgggaggccaaggtgggttggATTCCTTAGAGGATCACGTGAGgttgggagttctagaccagcctggccaacatggtgaaaccctgtctctactaataatacaaaaattagccaggcgtggtggcgcagtaatcccagctactcggggggctgaggcaggagaactgcttgaacccgggaggtggaggttgcagtgagccgagatcgtgccattgcactccagcctgggtgacaaaagcaaaactgtctcaaaaaaaaaacaccaaaaaacagtTTGGGTTCCTTGACCATCCTGGTCAGCATAACTTTAGGGGGTTTAAGCGGGGTGAAAACCATCTAAGGACACAGAGGTGGCCTTAGCTTGAAATAATTGTCCCCATGTCTAGAAAATGTTCCTGGGGGTTCCATAGTTGATGCCCTAGCCATGCCATGTTGCCCCAGAAGGAGAGTGGGGACCTGGCCTAGAATGTCTTGACTTTGAATTCCCTTTGCAGGTTGTATGAAATCTTGGAATTGGCTGAGGACATGGAAATTGACATCCCCCACGTGTGGCTCTACCTAGCGGAACTGGTAACACCCATTCTGCAGGAAGGTGGGGTGCCCATGGGGGAGCTGTTCAGGTAAGTCCCCCTGGGTGGAATTCAGGGGAGGTAAAGACCAGAGGAAAGGTGGTAGGGAAATGGCTGGGTTGGATACCCTGGTTTGGAGGGAGATGGAGTAGTGGTGAGAGAACTGTGGAGGCTGTCAGCATTAGGTTTTTCTCTTCTTGCAGGGAGATTACAAAGCCTCTGAGACCGTTGGGCAAAGCTGCTTCCCTGTTGCTGGAGATCCTGGGCCTCCTGTGCAAAAGCATGGTGAGTGAGGGCCAGGAGTCCAGAGATGCCTCCCACGGTGTGGTTTTGGCTGTTTGCTGTGGCCCTGAAGCTTCATGGTCCAttggtggagtggagtgatggtGATGACAGGATTGTGTTGGTACCTGGGAGAGGAAATACTGAGGTGGGCCATCTCCCGCACACCAGTTCCTATCATGAGTTCTGGCCAAGACTGGAGAAGAATGGCAGTCTAAGACCCTAGGCCTGTGAttgatgcatttatttattcatccattgaacTAGGGTTTTGTTGATGATCATTTATCATATACTAAGCACTAGGGACACAGCAATGAATAAAACACAAGAAACAAGTtggtagagaaaaaggaagaaatgggccgggcgcagtggctcacgcctgtaatcccagcaccttgagaggccgacgtgggtggatcacgaggtcaggagttcaagaccagcctggccaatatggtgaaaccccatctctactaaaaacacaaaaattagccgtgttgtggcaggcgcctgtaattccacctactcaggaggctgaggcaggagaatcacttgacccgggaggcggaggtagcagtgagccgagattgtgccactgcactccagcctgggaaacagagcaagactctgtctccaaaaaagaaaaaagaaatgacagctTGATAAAAACAACAGTAAAGCGTGACATAAAACAGTTGAAATAGAGTGGAGTATCTTAAGTACTGTGGGGTTGCAAAGGAATATTTGACAATATTCGTGACAGGAGGCTTTCAGGGTGCTGAAGCGGCTTTGTGAAAGTTAATTGGTAACTAGCGAATATAAAGGTAAAGAGATGGGGAAAGGTAAGTTGAATGTGGTACTTAGTGGAAGTGAGAAGTTGGGGTGAGTGTGTGCAGTTTCAAGGGTTCAGCCATCTGGAACCTGGAGGAATCACACTTGGGATTTAAAGGAATTGTTATGTCAACatcatttaattcttttaaatagaCGTGTACCAGGACAAGTTGTTTTTTAACAACAAATAAGCATATTGAACTATTTGTGTATTTCATCAACTCCAAGGTGCCATAGATTATAAGACATTCTTTATGCGCtgttaagaaagaaaagactgggccgggcgtggtaatcccagcactttgggaggccgaggcgggtggatcgcgtgaggtcaggagttggaaaccagcctggccaacatgatgaaaccctgtatctactaaaaatacaaaaaaattagctggacatggtggtgcgcacctgtagtcccagctacttgggaggctgaggcaggagaattgcttgaacccaggagggggaggttgcagtaagccaagattgtgccactgcactccagcctgggcgacagagcaagactctgtctcaaaataaaaaaagatatatatcgGCTGTAAGACAACTTTtagttaaaatgtgaaaaaaatgggCATGTTTTAAAATCTGTGAACTGCAATAATCTTGCTAAGAGCCAGTGCCATTAGtctgttataaagaaaagagtgatGTCTTCATAGTCTATTGCCCCTTACAGAAAATGCGCTCAGACTGCTGGTTTTATGAggattttttatttgtgttaggGATGGGGTATATTTGTGTCTTAAGATTTTCTGGGTTTAGGAAACAAGCATACTTGTTAGAAGTTGTCCCTTCCTAGAGGCCCTTACATCATTTTTCCTACCCTAGTGTCATAGCACTTTGGTGGAcaagttctcttttattttattttattattattatttttttgagacagagtctcgctgtgtcgcccaggctggagtgcagtggcgtgatctcagctcattgcaaccctcgccttgggttcaagcgattctcctgcctcagcctcccgagtagctgggattccaggcacccaccaccacgcctggctaatttttgtattttctgtagagacggggtttcaccatgttggtcaggctggtctccgactcctgacctcaggtgatccgcccacctcgacctttcagagtgctaggattacaggcgtgagccaccgcccgcTCCTGGGACGAGTTATTATTTATTTGGGTGGTTATTTGACTGACATCTGTGCCCTGCACCAGACCGTAGGAATGGAAGGGCTTTGCCTATTAGTATTTCTATAGCATCCTTAATGCCTAGCAGGTACCTAGTAggctttcagtaaatatttgttggattaaTGTGGTAGAGCTGTTGGGTCCTTGGAGAGAGAGAGCTTTGGTAAGCTGGGTTGGTCTTGTGTTTTCCAGGGTCCTAAAAAGGTGGGGACGCTGTGGCGAGAAGCCGGGCTTAGCTGGAAGGAATTTCTACCTGAAGGCCAGGACATTGGTGCATTCGTCGCTAAACAGGTTTGGGGATGGAGTTGGGTTAATTCTAGCATTTGAGGCTGGCCAGTCTTCTTTCTTGTCTCCTGTTGGCAACCTTACCTCTTAACTGCGGGCCTTTTCCATTGCAGAAGGTGGAGTATACCCTGGGAGAGGAGTCGGAAGCCCCTGGCCAGAGGGCACTCCCCTCCGAGGAGCTGAACAGGCAGCTGGAGAAGCTGCTGAAGGAGGGCAGCAGTAACCAGCGGGTGTTCGACTGGATAGAGGTAGGTTTCTCCTGGATATCGATAAAGGAAAGGTAGTTcttagggtgggggtgggggcagcaagAATGAAGACTGAAGGGCCCAATTCAGAATCTGGGGATCATTTGTTTCTCCCATACAGGCCAACCTGAGTGAGCAGCAGATAGTATCCAACACGTTAGTTCGAGCCCTCATGACGGCTGTCTGCTATTCTGCAATTATTTGTAAGaggaaccagggagatggaggggcAAGGGTGGGCCTGACAGACAAGTGGAGGGAGGTGGGtgtcagccttggcctcccagttcTGAACCGGGGTAAGGGTATATTGCTCCACTCATCCCTGTCTTCTTGTAGTTGAGACTCCCCTCCGAGTGGACGTTGCAGTGCTGAAAGCGCGAGCGAAGCTGCTGCAGAAATACCTGTGTGACGAGCAGAAGGAGCTACAGGCGCTCTACGCCCTCCAGGCCCTTGTAGTGACCTTAGAACAGCCTCCCAGTAAGAGCCAGGCCACGGGgacaggggtggggtggagggactGCCAGATAGCAGGGCATGAGACCCTTCATGGAAGGGTCTTAATCCAAGAAAGGTAGGTAGTCATTAGAGAGCAAAATGCCCTCCGggtttcattccttccttttacGTTTGTGTTGTGTTGTTCCTACAAGTGGAAGGAGTTAGACACAGCCTTGAAGGGTAATTGCCTGTTTTGTGCCTAGCCATGTGTTTGATGCCAACAGTGCAGAGGTGATAAATGATAGGATCTTCCCAGTACCGTGTGCCCCCACGGCGTGGCACAGGCCTGAAATGCTTTGCTTACCTTGCCTCATGTAGTCCTCACAAATGTTGTTTAGGGTGGATGGTATTACCCCTATTTTCCACATGAGGAGACTGAGGTCTCAGTGAACATGTCTCAGGTTATGCGTTCAGAACATAGGTATGTGTCAGGGCATTGGCATGCTCACAGAGAGGAAGCCGAGCAATTTCCTGTGCTGGCCTGGAGTTAGTACTGGCGTGAGCAATGAGCCTGGGAAGACGGGTGCTCTCGGAGGGAG
Protein-coding sequences here:
- the EIF4G1 gene encoding eukaryotic translation initiation factor 4 gamma 1 isoform X5; the encoded protein is MNKAPQSTGPPPAPSPGLPQHFYPSRAQPPSSAASRVQSAAPARPGPAAHVYPAGSQVMMIPSQISYPASQGAYYIPGQGRSTYVVPTQQYPVQPGAPGFYPGASPTEFGTYAGAYYPAQGVQQFPTGVAPAPVLMNQPPQIAPKRERKTIRIRDPNQGGKDITEEIMSGARTASTPTPPQTGGGLEPQANGETPQVAVIVRPDDRSQGAIIADRPGLPGPEHSPSESQPSSPSPTPSPSPVLEPGSEPNLAVLSIPGDTMTTIQMSVEESTPISRETGEPYRLSPEPTPLAEPILEVEVTLSKPVPESEFSSSPLQAPTPLASHTVEIHEPNGMVPSEDLEPEVESSPELAPPPACPSESPVPIAPTAQPEELLNGAPSPPAVDLSPVSEPEEQAKEVTASVAPPTIPSATPAMAPSATCPAQEEEMEEEEEEEEGEAGEAGEAESEKGGEELLPPESTPIPANLSQNLEAAAATQVAVSVPKRRRKIKELNKKEAVGDLLDAFKEANPAVPEVENQPPAGSNPGPESEGSGVPPRPEEADETWDSKEDKIHNAENIQPGEQKYEYKSDQWKPLNLEEKKRYDREFLLGFQFIFASMQKPEGLPHISDVVLDKANKTPLRPLDPTRLQGINCGPDFTPSFANLGRTTLSTRGPPRGGPGGELPRGPQAGLGPRRSQQGPRKEPRKIIATVLMTEDIKLNKAEKAWKPSSKRTAADKDRGEEDADGSKTQDLFRRVRSILNKLTPQMFQQLMKQVTQLAIDTEERLKGVIDLIFEKAISEPNFSVAYANMCRCLMALKVPTTEKPTVTVNFRKLLLNRCQKEFEKDKDDDEVFEKKQKEMDEAATAEERGRLKEELEEARDIARRRSLGNIKFIGELFKLKMLTEAIMHDCVVKLLKNHDEESLECLCRLLTTIGKDLDFEKAKPRMDQYFNQMEKIIKEKKTSSRIRFMLQDVLDLRGSNWVPRRGDQGPKTIDQIHKEAEMEEHREHIKVQQLMAKGSDKRRGGPPGPPISRGLPLVDDGGWNTVPISKGSRPIDTSRLTKITKPGSIDSNNQLFAPGGRLSWGKGSSGGSGAKPSDAASEAARPATSTLNRFSALQQAVPTESTDNRRVVQRSSLSRERGEKAGDRGDRLERSERGGDRGDRLDRARTPATKRSFSKEVEERSRERPSQPEGLRKAASLTEDRDRGRDAVKREAALPPVSPPKAALSEEELEKKSKAIIEEYLHLNDMKEAVQCVQELASPSLLFIFVRHGVESTLERSAIAREHMGQLLHQLLCAGHLSTAQYYQGLYEILELAEDMEIDIPHVWLYLAELVTPILQEGGVPMGELFREITKPLRPLGKAASLLLEILGLLCKSMGPKKVGTLWREAGLSWKEFLPEGQDIGAFVAKQKVEYTLGEESEAPGQRALPSEELNRQLEKLLKEGSSNQRVFDWIEANLSEQQIVSNTLVRALMTAVCYSAIIFETPLRVDVAVLKARAKLLQKYLCDEQKELQALYALQALVVTLEQPPNLLRMFFDALYDEDVVKEDAFYSWESSKDPAEQQGKGVALKSVTAFFKWLREAEEESDHN